GAACATGGTTCTATGGCTCTTCAGGTATTTTGGCCATCTGCGGGAGTTCATAGTATTATTATTTTTTCATTAGTCATTGGTGCATTCATGTTAAAATTGAATATTCTAAGACATCGAAAAGCAATGTATTTTGTTTTAGGTATTGTAGGTACAATCACAGTTAATCTGATTCGAATATTTTCATTATCCTGGTATGCCCTTAAAGTAACAACAGATCCTGTGGCATGGGAAGAATATCACAAGATTGCAGGTGAAATCATGTTTTTGCCGTGGTTATTTGCATTCATCCTTGTAGTAATTTTGATAGAATCAAGACGCATGAAAAAACTTGGACAATAATTTTTCTATTTAGAAATAATTTGTAATGCTGCTTTGTCCTTGAACTTCTGAAAGTTCTGCAACTTTGACTCCTAATCTTCTAATTGTATCTGTCTGGTTTTCTAATGCTTCTTTTAGTAACTGATCAGCATTTTTTTGTAATTCCTCAAGACTTGTGGTTGGATTTCTTAGCATTCTTGATTTTGATTTGCTTGATAAATCAGATTGAACAAGATGAATTCCAACAGATTTGAATGTTCGATTATTTTTCAGTAATACATTGTGCACTTCTTTACATAATTCAACAATATTTTCCGATAGAAATTGATAATCTTTTGAGTCTTTTTTCAATGTTGAAATTTTACTATATTGTATACTTGCTTCTCTTTCTTTGACTGGTTCGTTATCTATCCCCCTTACTGCATTGTAGATGTAAGTTCCACTCTTTCTTCCAAATTCTTTATTCAAAGTAAAAACATCTAATTTTTTTAAATCTTGTATTGTTTCTAATTTCATTTCAGAAAACCTCTCTTCAGTTTTTTTCCCTATGCCTGGAATTACCCTAATTTTTAATGGTTCTAAAAATTCATTCATCTTATCTGGAGTTACAACTGTGAGACCATCTGGTTTTCGAAAATCAGATGCAATTTTAGAAATTAACTTGTTAGGTGAAATTCCAATTGAACAACTGAGTTTAATTTTTTCTCGAATAGAATTTTTGATTTGTTGTGCAAGGTGACTAGCTTTCTTAAAATCACCTTCAACTCTTTTTGTTACATCCAAATATGCCTCATCTCTTCCAACATATTCAAAAACATCTGCATTAGATTTCATAATCTCCATTGCTTTTTCAGAAATTTCTGAATAGAAATCAAAATCTACAGACAAAAATACTGCATCTTTTCTATCTTCCAGTCTTTTTTTTGCAAATGCTATTGGCATTCCTGCCTTGACCCCATATTTTCTTGCAGTATAGTTGGCCGTAGCTATTGCCCCACTACCACCCCCTCTGTCTGAGAAAACACAAACACATACTGGCTTTGTTTTTAATTCAGGTGATCTTGTCTCCTCACATTGAGCATAAAAATAATCAAAATCTACGTGGAAAACTACTCTTGTTTCCAATACTTTTCAATATTGTTTTGATTATTATTATATTGTGTATTCATCTAAAGTGGATGTCATAACATCATTCATTTCTACTACATTCCAAATTTACTGGGAATTGAATTATGGTTGAATTTACTAAGATTGTTTGTATTTTTATTACAAACATCATTTCATGTATTGATCTGATGTGATGAAATCATGGAATTAAGTGTGCTTATGGTAGATGACTCTAAATTTATGAGAGAGAATATAAAAAATACGCTCTCATATTTGAAAATTAATTCAATTATGGAGGCTAAAAATGGGATTGAGGGAGTTAGAGCATTCATGAAATACAAACCATCCTTGGTAACTATTGATTATGAAATGCCAGGACTAAATGGCATTGAAACTGCAATGAATATTAGAGAAATCGATAAGAATGCCAAGATGATAATTGCCACATCCATCAAATCAAACATTATGGCCGTCAAGGGTGGTAAGATTCCAAATTTAGGATATGTAACAAAGTCCATTGATCCAATCATGATTAAAGAAGCAATTACAAAACTTCAGGACAACGGGAATTAATTGATGTGACAATGAGTGTGAAAACAATGAATCCGTTACGATTTAGTAAAATTCTCATAGTTGATGATTCTGCATTTATGAGAACGTTTGTAAAAAGAACTCTCAAAGAAGCACAGATTGGAAGTAGATATTACGAAGCAAATGATGGAAAGGAAGCAATTTCCAAGTATGTTGCTTTTAGACCTGATGTTACAATCATGGACATTGTAATGCCTAATGTCGACGGAGTAAAAGCCACAATGGCAATCAAACAATATGATCCTAATGCAAGAATCATTGTTATTTCATCAAAAGACAATAAAGAAACAGTACAAGATGTAGTAGAGAAAGGTGGGGCAAGGGACTATCTTCTCAAACCATGTGATTCTAGTGCAATAGTGATGGCAGTGTCAAAACAAATAGTCGTTAGCAGACATAAAAAAAAACAATAATTTGAAATTCAGTACACGCCAGAAATTTTTCTATGTGATTTTGAATATTGGTAAAATTTATTCTAAATTAATTAATACAAAACTGAATACAATCATTTTGCTATATCTTGTTAATTGTATCAACTAATTTGTTCATGCTACATGGTTTTTGGAGTATGGCAGTAACACCTAATTCTTCTAAATATGTAAATGAACTTCCATCATTACCAGTCACCATGATTATTTTGGCATTGGGATTTATTTTGTGTATATTTTCTGTTGCGTATATGCCATCAAATTTTGGCGTCACAGAATCTATTGTCACTATGTCTGGTTTGTGTTTTTCATACAAATCTACTGCTTCCTTACCATTATGCCCAGTTCCCAAAACATCTATTGAGCAGAGTTCAAGAAACTCTGAAATACCTTCTGTAACTCCATGTAATCATCAATTACAATAACTTGTGGCTTTACCTTCATCATTAGTTATGAATTCTTACATGCTAATACTGATTGTTTGTAATGATTTACAAACAATTCCAACATATCAGATAATCTAAATCTCCAATAACGATTCACATCTCTGTAGAATTGTACTTGAAATCATGATCTTACAAAAAATACTGTCGAATAATTGATACTATTCATCTAAATACTGATGTTACATCATAATTCTTATGGGCTATCCAGTTTCTGCTGACGAAAACGGAATCAATTTGAAACCTGAAAAAATGGAAAAAGAAAAACTCTATCATTGTATTTTTAAAAATAAAGCAATGCTGGTTTTCAAAGATTCTCAAGATGTCTTAAATTGCTATGAGATTGAACAAGAGGATTTAGTTGAGAAAATTAGAAAAGCTAGTAATGAAGATGATCTTGAAAAATTATTTGAAGACTATCTTAATGGGCAAAACCTGAAAAATTAATAAAAGCCGGAGAAAGTTTTGTTATAACAGGAATTCAAAATTGAGCGACCCTAAAAAATTAAAAGATGCAGAAGATATTTTGTCTGAATTTGACTCTAGAACTAAACCTGAACCAACACCAGAACCTGAACCAACACCAGAACCTGAACCAACACCAGAACCTGAACCAACACCAGAACCTGAACCAACACCAGAACCTGAACCAACACCAGAACCTGAACCAACACCAGAACCTGAACCACAATTATCCGCACCAGAACCTGAACCACAATTATCCGCACCAGAACCTGAACCACAATTATCCGCACCAGAACCTGAACCACAATTATCCGCACCAGAACCTGAACCACAATTATCCGCACCAGAACCTGAACCACAATTATCCGCACCAGAACCAACAAGTGAAACTTCTGAAACCCATCATCCTCCTGAAGAACGTGATGTGATTTTTGTTGGCACTAAACCTATTATGACTTATGTCTCGGCAACTTTAACTCAACTTTCTACAAGACCTACTGTGACAATTAAAGCCAGAGGGAAAAGAATTACTCAAGCAGTTGATGTGTCTCAAATGATTGTAAAAAGAATGGATTCAGTGGGATATGTTATTAGTGACGTAAGAATTTCATCTGATTCTCTTACTTCACAAGATGGGAAACAACGTAATGTTTCCACTATGGAAATTGATATTTCAAAAAATTAGTTTAAAAAAAATAATTCTAATTGTATCTTTAGTTTCTATTATCATTTTACTTCTTAGTTTTACTGGAAATTCCTGCGGTATACAACATATGTTGATTTTAAATGACGTTTTCTCCTACGAGGACTCACTTGATCCTGAATTATGTGAAATGATTGTTGAAAAAATTGATTTTTTCAATGATTCATGTGAACCTCAAATTGAAATTTTGGATTGTGGTTAATAGACGGTGTCCATCAAAAATATTATTCCAAAATAAACTAATACGAAACTTAGACTGACCATCAAAATTTTGTAATTCTTATTGGATAGGATCATTGAACTTTTTGAGGCAAGAAATGAAACTATGCCCAACCATGCAAAATCCATCCAAATATGTAATGCAAACAAAATTAGAATTCCTGCAAATGCCCAAATCAGCATTGCATCTGAAATTAATTTAAAACCAATTGTAACCCACCAGATAATAAAAAATGGGTTTAATGCACTAAGTAAAATTCCTGTAATTAATGGACTTTGTTTAGGCCTTATCTCTGAAATTTCTTTTTTTGAAAATACTGTTTTAATCTGAAGAATTGCAAATACAAAAAGTGTAATTGCACCTAAAATAGAAATTATTGTTCTAAATTCTGGAAATATTTCTAAAGAAAATACACCTACTCCCAATAGTATGATTAATGGAAATTCTACAATTGAATGGCCAATTGCCATCTTAATCCCAGACCTTGCACCTTCTCTTAATCCGTATGATATATTGGCTGCAAAAAGTGGTCCTGGTGCCATTACTCCTGATGCTGAAATGGCAATAACTAACACTGCAAATTCTAAAAACTGTTCCATTATCTATGAATTACAAGTAGTTTCATAATGAAATAAACATAATTGAAATTTTTATCTATACATAGAATCTTTGAGATGTTTTGATTCTTCATGTGCTTCTTTAATCACTTCTTCAGCTTTTTCTGCTTCTTTTTGTAATGATGGTATGTTACATGAAGCTCCTGGAATCAATTTTGACATTGCCATGCAAAGATTTGCACTTGATTTGAAGTCTGGCCCTTTTCCATTTGTATGAAAAATTATGACAATTACATCCTGCTTTGTGATGCTTCCTTCATTTAACAGGATTCCTGGAATTCCTGGAACTGTTCCATGTTCTAA
This genomic window from Nitrosopumilus ureiphilus contains:
- a CDS encoding response regulator; protein product: MELSVLMVDDSKFMRENIKNTLSYLKINSIMEAKNGIEGVRAFMKYKPSLVTIDYEMPGLNGIETAMNIREIDKNAKMIIATSIKSNIMAVKGGKIPNLGYVTKSIDPIMIKEAITKLQDNGN
- a CDS encoding DNA-binding protein — protein: MSDPKKLKDAEDILSEFDSRTKPEPTPEPEPTPEPEPTPEPEPTPEPEPTPEPEPTPEPEPTPEPEPQLSAPEPEPQLSAPEPEPQLSAPEPEPQLSAPEPEPQLSAPEPEPQLSAPEPTSETSETHHPPEERDVIFVGTKPIMTYVSATLTQLSTRPTVTIKARGKRITQAVDVSQMIVKRMDSVGYVISDVRISSDSLTSQDGKQRNVSTMEIDISKN
- a CDS encoding LysE family transporter — protein: MEQFLEFAVLVIAISASGVMAPGPLFAANISYGLREGARSGIKMAIGHSIVEFPLIILLGVGVFSLEIFPEFRTIISILGAITLFVFAILQIKTVFSKKEISEIRPKQSPLITGILLSALNPFFIIWWVTIGFKLISDAMLIWAFAGILILFALHIWMDFAWLGIVSFLASKSSMILSNKNYKILMVSLSFVLVYFGIIFLMDTVY
- the dinB gene encoding DNA polymerase IV — protein: METRVVFHVDFDYFYAQCEETRSPELKTKPVCVCVFSDRGGGSGAIATANYTARKYGVKAGMPIAFAKKRLEDRKDAVFLSVDFDFYSEISEKAMEIMKSNADVFEYVGRDEAYLDVTKRVEGDFKKASHLAQQIKNSIREKIKLSCSIGISPNKLISKIASDFRKPDGLTVVTPDKMNEFLEPLKIRVIPGIGKKTEERFSEMKLETIQDLKKLDVFTLNKEFGRKSGTYIYNAVRGIDNEPVKEREASIQYSKISTLKKDSKDYQFLSENIVELCKEVHNVLLKNNRTFKSVGIHLVQSDLSSKSKSRMLRNPTTSLEELQKNADQLLKEALENQTDTIRRLGVKVAELSEVQGQSSITNYF
- a CDS encoding response regulator, with translation MNPLRFSKILIVDDSAFMRTFVKRTLKEAQIGSRYYEANDGKEAISKYVAFRPDVTIMDIVMPNVDGVKATMAIKQYDPNARIIVISSKDNKETVQDVVEKGGARDYLLKPCDSSAIVMAVSKQIVVSRHKKKQ
- a CDS encoding response regulator; this translates as MGTGHNGKEAVDLYEKHKPDIVTIDSVTPKFDGIYATENIHKINPNAKIIMVTGNDGSSFTYLEELGVTAILQKPCSMNKLVDTINKI